From Candidatus Vondammii sp. HM_W22, one genomic window encodes:
- a CDS encoding DUF2170 family protein translates to MAADTKQEHCMTITLEELAFRLNDHVTDEGTSFDALLLDNGVLEVVCSNNDEFPIHLALTDTQLLAVTPLFSVAEVAENEVDNLNKMLLQLAPAVPLSAFGLQDETYILFGAIALGTNFEIIVHELEVQAENTIDVLEAIQSLLA, encoded by the coding sequence ATGGCAGCCGATACCAAACAGGAGCATTGTATGACCATCACGCTTGAAGAGCTGGCGTTTCGACTAAACGATCATGTAACGGACGAAGGCACATCCTTTGATGCCTTGCTGCTGGACAATGGAGTCCTAGAGGTTGTCTGTTCGAATAATGATGAGTTTCCTATCCATTTAGCATTGACTGATACGCAACTGCTTGCCGTAACCCCATTGTTTAGCGTGGCAGAAGTAGCAGAAAATGAAGTTGATAATCTCAATAAGATGCTATTGCAACTTGCTCCAGCTGTACCGCTGAGCGCCTTTGGCTTGCAGGATGAAACCTACATCCTGTTTGGCGCGATAGCCCTGGGTACAAATTTTGAAATTATTGTTCATGAATTGGAAGTTCAGGCAGAAAATACCATTGATGTTTTAGAAGCCATCCAATCATTACTCGCATAA
- a CDS encoding IS3 family transposase yields the protein MEYNVTRLCQTLEVSPSGYYAWRDRPENTRAKCNRQLVRKISLFHKASRKIYGSPRIHQDLVDTGEQIGVNRVARLMMKHGIQSKMAKSLSLQPTRRILCNQRQTGLNVTLMSKCRIRHGYRILLLSQRVRDGCLAT from the coding sequence ATGGAGTATAACGTTACCCGACTCTGCCAGACACTGGAGGTATCACCCAGCGGGTACTACGCATGGCGAGACAGACCGGAAAACACCCGAGCTAAGTGCAATCGTCAACTCGTGAGAAAAATCAGCCTGTTTCATAAAGCCAGTCGTAAGATCTACGGCTCACCTAGGATACATCAGGATCTGGTCGATACCGGTGAGCAGATCGGTGTTAATCGTGTTGCTAGGCTGATGATGAAGCACGGTATTCAGTCAAAGATGGCCAAAAGTTTATCATTACAACCGACTCGAAGAATACTCTGCAACCAGCGACAGACAGGCTTAAACGTCACTTTGATGTCGAAATGCCGGATAAGGCATGGGTATCGGATACTACTTTTATCCCAACGCGTTAGGGATGGCTGTTTGGCGACGTAA
- the speD gene encoding adenosylmethionine decarboxylase: MNIGRHLIIECQGQHAHLSEKELERLLVSAAKAGSASVLQAYFHPFGTGKGITGVVLLAESHMTVHTWPEHNYAAFDVFMCGDCRPLRAADVITSACAGAVTSVQAIDRGLPFNAMTLSADFPTYHTQFDPLYVG; the protein is encoded by the coding sequence TTGAATATTGGTCGCCATCTAATTATCGAATGTCAGGGACAGCATGCCCATCTCAGTGAAAAAGAGCTGGAGAGACTGCTTGTGTCAGCGGCCAAAGCGGGTAGTGCCTCTGTATTGCAGGCTTATTTTCATCCGTTTGGCACAGGCAAAGGCATAACGGGGGTGGTGCTGTTGGCTGAATCACACATGACGGTGCATACTTGGCCTGAGCATAATTATGCGGCCTTTGATGTATTTATGTGTGGTGATTGCAGGCCACTACGAGCTGCTGATGTGATCACCTCGGCCTGTGCTGGTGCCGTAACCTCTGTGCAAGCTATTGATCGTGGTCTGCCATTTAATGCAATGACTCTCTCTGCAGACTTCCCAACTTATCATACTCAATTTGATCCTTTATATGTTGGGTGA
- a CDS encoding DUF350 domain-containing protein, which yields MNNGFSLWAISIVFVDLLIAVGAICALRYLQGLLAGVDTTTELATRDNYAFGISVAGGTLALALVLAGAVSGEASEGILNEAWNVIIYAIIGIVLLKVGTIINDQVIFHHFSLKQQVHEKNIAAGIVQAANLIALGLIINTAAHWVESDSWPSILSVIMVFFVAQVVLLAVTRLRGRIYEKRHNGKVLQQALENGNSALAIRYFGHLMSAAFGVKAASGLVAYHSLSFVGLIFNWLFVALAITAVISGLAVLARHAVLHNIDVVQEVDEQQNIGVASIEATLFIAVGLIVSSLLG from the coding sequence ATGAATAATGGTTTTTCACTATGGGCGATCAGTATTGTCTTTGTAGACCTGCTTATCGCTGTAGGTGCTATCTGTGCGTTGCGTTATCTTCAAGGCCTGTTGGCAGGGGTGGATACAACGACTGAGCTGGCAACACGGGATAACTATGCCTTTGGCATTTCAGTGGCGGGTGGGACACTGGCTCTGGCGCTGGTTTTGGCAGGTGCGGTCAGTGGGGAGGCATCTGAAGGAATTCTCAATGAGGCCTGGAATGTAATTATTTATGCGATTATTGGTATCGTGCTATTGAAGGTAGGGACGATTATTAATGATCAGGTGATCTTCCACCATTTTTCACTTAAACAGCAGGTGCATGAAAAGAACATTGCCGCCGGTATTGTGCAAGCAGCTAATCTAATTGCATTGGGACTGATCATTAATACAGCGGCTCATTGGGTGGAGTCTGACTCATGGCCAAGCATACTTTCTGTGATTATGGTCTTCTTTGTGGCGCAGGTTGTCTTATTGGCCGTTACTCGACTGCGCGGTCGAATCTATGAAAAGCGACATAATGGTAAAGTCCTGCAACAGGCACTGGAGAATGGCAACAGTGCTCTGGCTATTCGTTATTTTGGACATCTCATGAGCGCTGCATTTGGTGTTAAGGCTGCCTCTGGCCTCGTTGCATACCACTCCCTTTCTTTTGTCGGATTAATATTCAACTGGCTGTTTGTGGCACTGGCCATTACAGCCGTTATCAGTGGGCTCGCAGTGCTAGCGCGCCATGCGGTATTGCACAATATTGATGTGGTCCAAGAGGTAGATGAGCAGCAGAATATTGGTGTGGCCTCTATTGAAGCTACGCTCTTTATTGCAGTCGGGTTGATTGTGAGTTCACTGCTTGGGTAG
- a CDS encoding ion channel translates to MLILIRLLIRRSKPHRYSKYAHHYTPDFSVRLIKLLALLLTLVFVSAVGMMFFEGLSFGDALWMGLTTVTTVGYGDISPSTAGGRIITIICLYAFGISILAHIVTEFIEHRLWVSAEKKYGRWRWNMQDHILIINTPNIDSDSYLHKLVQQIRATPELSEYPVQILTNKFTGALPKNIADLGVVHFTGHAENSDNLRAVNVSDASYIIVIASDYADPQSDSLTFDVLDRIQEIGSNAMILAEAINDENRKRLQRAGANAVVRPIRAYPGFLVRSLVAPGTEEVLEDFFTHDNAHMQRFDIGFQNQFWQDLICRFVISGAGIPMAYVVDGEVRCNPDPTRICSGDAIISLLNDGQKVTEQQVRTCLYQ, encoded by the coding sequence TTGTTGATTCTCATTCGCCTGCTAATTAGACGATCGAAGCCGCATCGTTACAGTAAATATGCACATCATTACACGCCTGACTTTTCAGTCAGGCTTATAAAACTGCTTGCCCTCTTGTTAACGCTGGTTTTTGTTAGCGCAGTAGGCATGATGTTTTTTGAGGGGCTCTCATTTGGTGATGCGCTGTGGATGGGACTGACTACGGTTACCACCGTTGGTTATGGCGATATAAGCCCAAGCACAGCGGGCGGTCGCATTATTACCATTATCTGCCTCTATGCCTTCGGGATCTCAATTTTAGCCCATATTGTCACAGAGTTTATTGAGCATAGATTGTGGGTTAGTGCAGAAAAGAAATACGGTAGATGGAGATGGAATATGCAAGATCATATCCTGATAATAAATACCCCGAATATTGATTCAGATAGTTATCTGCATAAATTAGTGCAGCAAATTAGAGCAACCCCGGAACTGTCTGAATATCCAGTGCAAATATTGACAAACAAGTTTACCGGGGCACTGCCAAAAAATATTGCTGATCTTGGAGTGGTGCATTTCACTGGTCATGCGGAGAATTCAGATAACCTGCGCGCGGTCAATGTATCGGATGCAAGCTACATTATTGTTATTGCCAGTGATTATGCTGACCCGCAGTCTGATAGTCTCACCTTTGATGTGCTAGATCGTATTCAAGAGATCGGCTCCAATGCCATGATTTTGGCAGAAGCCATCAATGACGAAAATAGAAAACGACTGCAAAGAGCCGGGGCAAATGCTGTGGTGCGTCCTATCCGTGCCTATCCAGGTTTTCTGGTGCGCTCCCTCGTTGCGCCGGGAACTGAGGAGGTTCTGGAAGACTTTTTTACCCATGATAATGCGCACATGCAACGTTTTGATATCGGCTTTCAGAACCAATTCTGGCAAGATCTGATCTGCCGGTTTGTAATATCGGGTGCGGGTATACCCATGGCCTATGTAGTCGATGGTGAGGTGCGGTGCAATCCAGACCCCACTCGGATTTGCAGTGGTGATGCCATCATCAGCCTGCTCAATGATGGTCAAAAAGTAACAGAACAGCAGGTTAGGACGTGTCTATATCAGTAA
- a CDS encoding transposase yields the protein MTRKRKPYKTYTGEFKQEAIRLMDESDKPASEIALELGIRRNQLYKWKERLDSKGEQAFTGNLGR from the coding sequence ATGACTAGAAAGCGCAAGCCATATAAAACCTATACAGGAGAGTTCAAGCAGGAGGCTATCAGACTGATGGATGAGTCTGACAAGCCTGCCTCAGAGATAGCCCTGGAGCTTGGGATCCGAAGAAACCAACTTTACAAATGGAAGGAGCGGTTGGATAGCAAGGGTGAACAGGCATTTACCGGTAATCTGGGTAGGTAA
- a CDS encoding polyamine aminopropyltransferase, translated as METTAPSSRQLLGHDALLIVSMLILAGCGLIYEYLLAHYAGRIVGAVESTIYAMIGIMIVAMGVGAFLARWVKCPFTGFAWLEVGIGLLGGCSILVMAGMLALTYTLPVWLQQIYGLHPSITTDGGFIAALQTLAFYTPFVAGFILGAMIGMEIPLIARVREQVHGKHLAHNTGTIYGADYIGAGIGAAIWVGICLNIPIITAAVGTAAVNLLIGLIFLWRYQSRIIQPVRLWIVHAGLAIVLIVLAINGSGWVLQMNYTLFKDTPIYSKVTPYQHLTLTRRHVGQGLPSLLSLYINGRLQFSSSDENIYHSYLTYPALLSSARRGSVLVIGGGDGMAVRDILRWNPRQVTLIDLDEAMIALFKGEDPDAPADVEQMLLSLNQDAFNDPRVSIIIGDAFIEVERLVTGKRHFDTIIVDLTDPSHPDLNKLYSDFFYARLKELLSGDGAIAVQSTSPYHAKKAFISIGKTMQAAGYKIEQYHTNVPTFGEWGWTIGTIRGLTASQRIAQISELPVTDPWLSKAALEAAFIFAPSFFEETDSIEINYLGSHQVYQYHYEAWSKQNGVFFAKE; from the coding sequence ATGGAAACCACAGCTCCGTCATCCAGGCAGTTATTGGGTCACGATGCACTGCTAATTGTCAGCATGTTGATTTTGGCTGGATGCGGGCTGATCTATGAGTATCTACTGGCGCACTATGCAGGGCGCATCGTTGGCGCAGTAGAAAGTACCATCTATGCCATGATTGGCATAATGATCGTAGCGATGGGCGTCGGCGCCTTTCTAGCCCGCTGGGTCAAGTGCCCATTTACTGGCTTTGCTTGGCTTGAGGTCGGGATCGGCCTGCTGGGCGGCTGTTCAATTCTGGTGATGGCAGGGATGCTCGCCCTTACTTACACCCTGCCTGTGTGGCTACAGCAGATCTACGGGCTACACCCTTCAATCACCACAGATGGCGGCTTTATTGCTGCGCTGCAGACCCTCGCTTTTTACACCCCTTTTGTTGCAGGATTTATTTTAGGAGCAATGATTGGGATGGAGATTCCACTCATCGCACGGGTGCGTGAGCAGGTTCACGGAAAACATCTGGCTCACAATACCGGCACGATTTATGGTGCAGATTATATTGGCGCGGGGATTGGGGCGGCAATCTGGGTTGGAATCTGTCTCAACATCCCGATTATCACCGCTGCGGTGGGGACTGCTGCGGTCAATCTGCTGATTGGACTTATCTTTCTCTGGCGTTATCAATCAAGAATTATCCAGCCAGTCAGGTTGTGGATTGTGCATGCCGGGTTGGCTATTGTTCTCATCGTGCTGGCCATTAATGGTAGCGGTTGGGTTCTACAGATGAACTACACCCTGTTTAAAGACACCCCCATCTACAGCAAGGTAACGCCTTATCAACACCTCACGCTGACCCGCCGTCATGTAGGACAGGGGCTACCGAGCCTGCTGAGTCTCTATATCAATGGGCGGCTACAGTTCTCCAGCAGTGATGAAAATATCTACCACAGCTATTTGACCTATCCGGCGCTGCTATCCTCTGCCCGACGCGGCAGTGTACTGGTGATTGGCGGTGGTGATGGCATGGCCGTGCGGGATATTCTGCGATGGAACCCCAGGCAGGTAACACTGATTGACCTTGATGAGGCAATGATCGCCCTCTTCAAAGGAGAAGATCCGGATGCCCCGGCTGATGTCGAGCAGATGCTGCTGAGCCTTAATCAGGATGCCTTTAATGACCCAAGGGTCTCCATCATTATTGGAGATGCCTTTATTGAAGTGGAACGATTGGTCACAGGGAAGCGTCATTTCGATACCATCATTGTTGATCTCACTGATCCCAGTCATCCTGATCTGAATAAGCTCTATTCCGACTTCTTTTATGCACGACTGAAGGAGCTGCTCTCAGGTGACGGAGCCATTGCCGTGCAGTCGACATCACCCTATCATGCAAAGAAAGCCTTTATTTCTATTGGAAAAACCATGCAGGCGGCGGGCTATAAAATCGAGCAGTATCATACCAATGTGCCCACCTTTGGTGAGTGGGGTTGGACCATTGGTACAATTCGAGGATTAACCGCATCACAGCGGATTGCCCAGATAAGTGAGCTGCCAGTAACTGACCCCTGGCTCTCAAAAGCCGCATTAGAAGCCGCTTTTATTTTTGCGCCATCATTCTTTGAAGAGACTGATTCAATTGAGATAAACTACTTGGGAAGCCATCAAGTATATCAGTATCACTACGAGGCTTGGTCAAAACAGAATGGTGTTTTTTTTGCAAAAGAGTAA
- a CDS encoding PspA/IM30 family protein, with amino-acid sequence MSILKDIFTAIRGGANEAGEAIIDANAIRILEQEIRDAESAIAKAKQSLTRLKGSEIKLKREINSLNTDYDDYEAKAIEALNAGQESLAEKVAERLEEIASERDDKTAEHNALSSEVNAINKLVRSREKIIQKNRRDLEKVKTIKEVQKATTSISDNVAATSSSQHRVAKALERVKTKQQNWRDNMEAGEWMETQEQGDDLDARLKQSGIGGSTGSNKHSILEKIRAKQKAG; translated from the coding sequence ATGAGTATTTTAAAAGATATTTTTACCGCCATACGTGGTGGTGCCAATGAAGCTGGTGAAGCAATTATCGATGCCAACGCGATACGTATTTTAGAGCAGGAGATTCGTGATGCCGAGAGTGCTATCGCCAAAGCCAAGCAGAGTCTGACCCGTCTGAAGGGCTCTGAAATTAAATTAAAACGCGAAATCAATAGTCTGAATACAGACTATGATGACTACGAAGCCAAGGCCATTGAGGCGCTGAATGCCGGTCAAGAGTCATTGGCTGAAAAGGTTGCTGAACGTCTGGAAGAGATCGCCAGCGAGCGTGATGATAAAACAGCTGAACACAATGCACTTTCAAGTGAAGTGAATGCTATCAATAAGCTGGTTCGTTCGCGTGAAAAGATCATCCAAAAAAACAGGCGTGACCTGGAAAAGGTAAAGACCATAAAAGAAGTTCAAAAGGCAACAACAAGTATCTCTGATAATGTTGCTGCCACCAGCTCCAGTCAACACCGTGTTGCGAAGGCATTGGAACGCGTCAAAACTAAACAGCAGAATTGGCGTGATAACATGGAAGCAGGTGAATGGATGGAGACGCAAGAGCAGGGCGATGACCTTGATGCACGATTGAAGCAGAGTGGTATTGGTGGCTCTACGGGGTCTAATAAACACTCAATTCTTGAAAAGATTAGAGCAAAACAAAAAGCTGGTTAA